A section of the Paenibacillus aurantius genome encodes:
- the gpmI gene encoding 2,3-bisphosphoglycerate-independent phosphoglycerate mutase — protein MARPKPVALIILDGFGLRGDVQGNAVAQANKPNFDRYWAEYPHTTLTACGEAVGLPAGQMGNSEVGHLNIGAGRIVYQDLTRITKSIRDSDFFDNETLIAAIRHAKENGKKLHLYGLLSDGGVHSHIDHLFALLDLAKKEEFSDVYIHAFLDGRDVAPDSAKAYMGSLLAKINEVGIGKVATVQGRYYAMDRDKRWERVEKSYCAMVYGEGPKYTDPLEAITESYEKSVFDEFVIPTVIVNEDQSPVGLVESGDSVIFFNFRPDRAIQLSQVFTNEDFRGFDRGEKYPKDLYFVCMTLFSETVGGLVAYKPKNLDNTLGEVLAQNNLTQLRTAETEKYPHVTFFFSGGREAELPGETRVLINSPKVATYDLKPEMSAYELAESTVKEIQSGKHDVIIMNFANPDMVGHSGLLEPTIKAVEATDICLGAVVEAIQAAGGVALITADHGNADIVRDEQDRPMTAHTTNPVPFIVLDKHVKLRNDGILADIAPTMLDLLSVEKPKEMTGFTLIDKPNDNQGVVKA, from the coding sequence ATGGCCAGACCAAAACCGGTAGCCCTCATTATTCTGGACGGCTTCGGGCTGCGCGGCGACGTTCAGGGCAATGCCGTGGCGCAGGCGAACAAGCCGAACTTCGACCGTTATTGGGCCGAGTACCCCCACACGACATTGACGGCATGCGGAGAAGCCGTCGGTCTTCCGGCGGGGCAGATGGGCAACTCCGAGGTGGGGCACCTGAACATCGGCGCCGGCCGGATCGTTTACCAGGACTTGACCCGGATTACGAAGTCCATCCGGGACAGCGATTTCTTCGACAATGAGACGCTGATCGCCGCCATCCGGCATGCCAAGGAAAACGGCAAAAAGCTTCACCTGTACGGCCTTCTGTCGGACGGCGGGGTGCACAGCCATATCGACCACCTGTTCGCCCTTCTGGATCTGGCGAAGAAGGAAGAGTTCTCGGATGTGTACATCCATGCCTTCCTCGACGGCCGCGACGTGGCTCCGGACAGTGCAAAGGCCTATATGGGCAGCCTGCTTGCGAAGATCAACGAAGTCGGCATTGGCAAGGTGGCCACTGTTCAAGGGCGCTATTATGCCATGGACCGCGACAAGCGGTGGGAGCGGGTGGAGAAGTCTTACTGCGCGATGGTATACGGGGAAGGGCCGAAATATACGGATCCGCTCGAAGCCATCACCGAGTCTTACGAGAAATCCGTCTTTGACGAGTTCGTCATTCCGACGGTCATCGTGAACGAGGATCAGTCGCCGGTAGGTCTTGTGGAGTCCGGGGACTCCGTTATCTTCTTCAACTTCCGTCCCGACCGGGCCATCCAGCTTTCTCAAGTATTCACGAATGAAGACTTCCGCGGCTTCGACCGGGGTGAGAAATATCCGAAGGACTTGTATTTCGTCTGCATGACCCTGTTCAGCGAGACGGTCGGAGGGCTGGTCGCCTACAAGCCGAAGAACCTCGACAACACGCTCGGCGAAGTGCTGGCCCAGAACAACCTCACCCAGCTGAGAACGGCCGAAACGGAGAAATACCCGCACGTCACGTTCTTCTTCAGCGGCGGCAGGGAAGCGGAATTGCCGGGGGAAACGCGCGTGCTGATCAATTCGCCGAAGGTGGCGACGTACGACCTTAAGCCGGAGATGAGCGCGTACGAGCTTGCGGAGTCGACGGTGAAGGAAATCCAGTCCGGCAAGCATGACGTCATCATCATGAACTTTGCGAACCCGGATATGGTGGGACACTCCGGCCTGCTAGAGCCGACGATCAAAGCGGTGGAAGCGACGGACATCTGCCTCGGCGCCGTAGTGGAGGCCATCCAGGCAGCCGGCGGGGTTGCGCTGATCACGGCCGACCACGGCAACGCCGACATCGTCCGCGACGAGCAGGACCGTCCGATGACGGCCCATACGACCAATCCCGTCCCCTTCATTGTGCTGGACAAACATGTTAAACTTAGAAACGACGGCATTCTGGCCGATATCGCCCCAACCATGCTCGATCTGCTGAGCGTAGAGAAGCCGAAGGAAATGACCGGCTTCACCTTGATTGACAAACCCAATGATAACCAAGGAGTGGTAAAAGCATGA
- the tpiA gene encoding triose-phosphate isomerase: MRKPIIAGNWKMFKTNKEAAAFAEEVKGQAAVEGVESVICAPYTALATLVEAVKGTGIQVGAQNIHWEDNGAFTGEISGEMLKELGVTYVIIGHSERRQYFGETDETVNKRTKAAFKHGLTPIVCVGEKLEEREAGRTKDVCREQTVKALEGLSAEQVAQAVIAYEPVWAIGTGKSSTAEDANEVISYIRELVKEQAGAEAAAAVRIQYGGSVKPNNIKEYMAKEDIDGALVGGASLEPASYLQLVEGAK, encoded by the coding sequence ATGAGAAAACCGATCATTGCAGGTAACTGGAAAATGTTCAAGACGAACAAGGAAGCCGCTGCTTTCGCCGAAGAGGTGAAGGGACAGGCCGCGGTAGAAGGAGTAGAGAGCGTGATTTGCGCTCCGTACACAGCCCTGGCCACACTGGTCGAAGCGGTTAAAGGAACTGGGATCCAAGTAGGCGCCCAGAACATTCACTGGGAAGACAACGGGGCGTTCACAGGCGAGATCAGCGGGGAAATGCTGAAGGAGCTTGGCGTCACCTACGTCATCATCGGCCATTCCGAGCGCCGCCAGTACTTCGGCGAGACCGACGAGACGGTGAACAAGCGCACGAAGGCCGCCTTCAAGCACGGCTTGACGCCGATCGTCTGCGTTGGCGAGAAGCTCGAGGAGCGCGAAGCGGGCCGCACGAAGGACGTCTGCCGCGAGCAGACCGTGAAGGCACTCGAAGGCTTGAGCGCGGAACAGGTGGCGCAGGCTGTTATCGCGTATGAACCGGTATGGGCCATCGGAACGGGCAAATCCTCCACGGCGGAAGACGCGAACGAAGTCATCAGCTACATCCGCGAGCTGGTCAAGGAGCAGGCCGGTGCGGAAGCGGCCGCTGCGGTCCGCATCCAGTACGGCGGCAGCGTGAAGCCTAACAACATTAAAGAATACATGGCCAAAGAAGACATCGACGGCGCATTGGTAGGCGGAGCGAGCTTGGAGCCGGCTTCTTATCTGCAGCTGGTCGAGGGGGCTAAGTAA
- a CDS encoding phosphoglycerate kinase — protein sequence MNKKSVRDVEVSGKKVFVRVDFNVPLENGKITDDTRIRETLPTIKYLSDNGAKVILASHLGRPKGQVVEELRLTPAAERLSELLGKPVAKADEATGDAVKAQIAKLNDGDVLLLENVRFYPGEEKNDPELAKQFAELADLYVNDAFGAAHRAHASTEGIAHHLPAVSGLLMEKELEVLGKALNNPERPFTAIIGGAKVKDKIDVIENLLNLADNIIIGGGLSYTFLKAQGYEIGKSLVDNEKLDLALGFINKAKEKGVNFLLPVDIVVTDDFSADANTKIVGINEIPADWEGIDIGPKTREIYADVIAKSKLVVWNGPMGVFEIEPFSHGTRAVGEACASTEGYTVIGGGDSAAAAEKFGLADKMDHISTGGGASLEFMEGKALPGVVALNDK from the coding sequence ATGAACAAGAAGAGTGTACGCGACGTGGAAGTAAGCGGCAAAAAAGTGTTCGTGCGCGTGGATTTCAACGTTCCCCTGGAGAACGGCAAAATCACCGACGATACGCGGATCCGTGAAACGCTTCCGACGATTAAGTATTTGTCCGATAACGGAGCGAAGGTTATTCTGGCGAGCCACCTGGGCCGTCCGAAGGGCCAAGTCGTGGAAGAGCTGCGCCTGACACCTGCGGCGGAGCGCCTGTCCGAGCTGCTCGGCAAGCCGGTGGCGAAAGCCGACGAAGCAACGGGCGACGCCGTTAAGGCGCAGATCGCGAAGCTGAACGACGGCGACGTGCTGCTGCTCGAGAACGTCCGCTTCTACCCGGGTGAAGAGAAGAACGATCCGGAGCTCGCAAAGCAGTTCGCGGAGCTGGCGGACCTGTACGTGAACGATGCGTTCGGAGCGGCTCACCGCGCCCACGCTTCCACGGAAGGGATTGCGCACCACCTTCCGGCAGTATCCGGTCTTCTGATGGAGAAGGAGCTCGAAGTGCTCGGCAAAGCGCTGAACAATCCGGAGCGTCCGTTTACCGCCATCATCGGAGGAGCGAAGGTTAAGGACAAGATTGATGTCATCGAGAACCTTCTGAACCTCGCAGACAACATTATCATCGGAGGCGGTCTCTCCTACACGTTCCTGAAGGCCCAAGGCTATGAAATCGGCAAATCTCTCGTGGATAACGAGAAGCTCGACCTGGCCCTCGGCTTCATCAACAAGGCGAAGGAGAAGGGCGTAAACTTCCTGCTGCCGGTTGATATTGTTGTGACGGATGATTTCAGTGCCGACGCGAACACGAAGATAGTGGGAATCAACGAAATCCCGGCTGACTGGGAAGGCATCGACATCGGACCGAAGACGCGCGAAATTTATGCCGACGTCATTGCGAAGTCCAAGTTGGTTGTATGGAACGGGCCGATGGGCGTATTTGAAATCGAGCCGTTCTCGCACGGAACCCGCGCGGTAGGCGAAGCCTGTGCCAGCACCGAGGGCTACACCGTCATCGGCGGAGGAGACTCTGCGGCGGCAGCCGAGAAGTTCGGCCTGGCCGATAAGATGGACCACATCTCCACGGGCGGCGGCGCCTCGCTGGAGTTCATGGAAGGCAAGGCCCTTCCGGGCGTTGTGGCGTTAAACGACAAGTAA
- the gap gene encoding type I glyceraldehyde-3-phosphate dehydrogenase, with protein MVKVGINGFGRIGRNVFRAALNNPEVEVVAVNDLTDVKMLAHLLKYDTTHGRLDATVEAGEGELIVNGKSVKVFAERNPENLPWGSLGVEIVVESTGIFTDKAKAEAHKKGGAKKVIISAPATNEDITIVMGVNEDKYDAASHDIISNASCTTNCLAPFAKVLNDKFGIVKGMMTTVHSYTNDQSVLDLPHKDARRARAAAENIIPSTTGAAKAVSLVLPELKGKLNGMSFRVPTPNVSVTDLVVEVSRNVTVDEVNSALQEAANGPLKGILNYSEEPLVSSDYNGDPASSTIDALSTMVVGDNMLKVVSWYDNEWGYSNRVVDLAAFIAKQGL; from the coding sequence ATGGTTAAGGTTGGTATTAACGGTTTTGGACGTATCGGTCGTAACGTATTCCGCGCCGCACTGAACAATCCCGAAGTGGAAGTTGTAGCGGTTAACGATTTGACGGACGTGAAAATGCTTGCTCATTTGCTCAAATATGACACCACTCACGGCAGACTGGACGCAACGGTAGAAGCAGGCGAAGGCGAGCTGATCGTTAACGGTAAATCCGTTAAAGTTTTTGCTGAGCGCAATCCGGAAAACCTTCCTTGGGGCTCCCTCGGCGTTGAAATCGTAGTAGAATCCACGGGGATCTTCACGGACAAGGCGAAAGCCGAAGCCCACAAAAAAGGCGGAGCCAAGAAGGTTATCATCTCCGCACCGGCTACGAACGAAGACATCACGATCGTTATGGGCGTTAACGAAGACAAATACGATGCGGCCAGCCACGACATCATCTCCAACGCTTCTTGTACGACGAACTGCCTGGCTCCTTTCGCCAAAGTTCTGAACGACAAGTTCGGCATCGTAAAAGGCATGATGACGACCGTTCACTCCTACACGAACGACCAAAGCGTACTCGACCTGCCGCACAAAGACGCCCGCCGTGCCCGTGCCGCTGCCGAGAACATCATTCCTTCGACGACCGGTGCCGCGAAAGCCGTATCCCTCGTCCTGCCTGAGCTGAAAGGGAAGCTGAACGGGATGTCGTTCCGTGTTCCGACTCCTAACGTTTCCGTAACGGATCTGGTTGTTGAAGTCAGCCGGAACGTAACGGTGGACGAAGTGAACAGCGCTCTGCAGGAAGCGGCTAACGGCCCGCTGAAAGGCATCCTGAACTACTCCGAAGAGCCGCTCGTTTCGAGCGACTACAACGGCGACCCGGCTTCCTCCACGATTGACGCTCTGTCCACCATGGTGGTAGGCGACAACATGCTGAAGGTCGTTTCCTGGTATGACAACGAATGGGGCTACTCGAACCGCGTGGTTGACCTGGCTGCGTTCATCGCCAAGCAAGGCCTGTAA
- a CDS encoding sugar-binding transcriptional regulator: protein MRAILNIQKQLMPDLLDVMKKRYTILRHIAASRLIGRRTLAASLNMTERVLRAEADFLKEQGLVDIDPAGIRLTEAGQKVLDEMEPMAKELFGLSELEEKIRDTFHISQVIIVPGDSDTSPYTKKEMGRAGASALRRYVSQETVIAVTGGSTMAEVATHLSPTTALKGSWFVPARGGLGESVEFQANTIASTMAKKTGGQYRLLHVPDHLGEEAYQSLIQEPNIRELIEVIRSARIVLHGIGEANVMAKRRRADEATFSALAREGALAEAFGYYFDRDGVVVHKMPTVGLRLEDIQQTETVIAVAGGKSKGESIASVLRFGHEDVLVTDEAAAREMLNYT from the coding sequence ATGAGGGCGATTCTAAATATTCAGAAGCAGCTTATGCCCGATCTGCTGGACGTCATGAAGAAACGGTACACGATTTTGCGTCATATCGCGGCTTCCCGGCTTATCGGAAGGCGCACCCTCGCCGCTTCGCTCAACATGACGGAGCGGGTGCTGAGGGCGGAAGCGGATTTTCTGAAGGAGCAGGGGCTGGTGGACATCGACCCGGCGGGCATCCGCCTCACGGAGGCGGGCCAGAAGGTGCTCGATGAGATGGAGCCGATGGCGAAGGAGCTCTTCGGGCTGTCCGAGCTCGAGGAGAAGATCCGTGACACGTTCCATATCAGCCAGGTGATCATCGTACCGGGCGATTCTGACACTTCTCCTTATACGAAGAAGGAGATGGGCCGGGCCGGCGCTTCCGCCCTGCGCCGCTATGTAAGCCAGGAAACGGTCATAGCCGTTACCGGCGGCTCGACGATGGCCGAAGTAGCGACTCACCTGTCCCCGACAACGGCGCTTAAAGGCAGCTGGTTCGTGCCGGCCCGGGGCGGATTGGGAGAAAGCGTGGAGTTCCAGGCGAACACCATTGCCTCGACGATGGCGAAGAAGACCGGCGGCCAGTACCGGCTGCTGCACGTCCCCGACCACCTGGGGGAGGAAGCCTATCAATCTCTTATCCAGGAGCCGAACATCCGCGAGCTGATCGAGGTGATCCGCTCGGCACGGATTGTCCTGCACGGAATCGGGGAAGCTAATGTTATGGCCAAACGCCGCCGTGCGGACGAGGCCACTTTTAGCGCGCTTGCCCGGGAAGGGGCTCTCGCGGAAGCTTTCGGCTACTATTTTGACAGAGACGGTGTCGTGGTACATAAGATGCCCACCGTCGGACTCCGGCTGGAGGATATCCAGCAGACCGAAACGGTCATTGCGGTGGCCGGAGGGAAGAGCAAGGGGGAAAGCATCGCTTCCGTGCTCCGGTTCGGGCACGAGGATGTGCTGGTCACCGATGAGGCGGCCGCACGGGAGATGCTGAACTACACTTAA
- a CDS encoding PCYCGC motif-containing (lipo)protein, with product MKRYPLLIATVITSAYLLAGCGQADKQAGHDDHTVHLSNPDSSGAGAVPLKAGQVQLPNGDLQEKTASADQLPAFLKGQPDRMVKAYQAAAKNTDLLRYIPCYCGCGESAGHGSNQNCFVKEVAADGSVVWDDHGTRCGVCVTIAETAVKMKQDGKPAKEIRAAIDKAYGKGFAPPTKTPLPS from the coding sequence TTGAAACGCTATCCTCTATTGATTGCCACTGTCATAACCTCTGCCTATCTGCTTGCCGGGTGCGGACAAGCCGATAAGCAAGCCGGTCATGATGATCATACGGTGCATCTCTCGAATCCGGACTCCTCCGGAGCCGGAGCGGTGCCGCTGAAGGCAGGCCAGGTCCAGCTTCCTAACGGCGACCTGCAGGAGAAAACGGCTTCGGCCGACCAGCTTCCGGCCTTCCTGAAGGGACAGCCCGACCGGATGGTGAAGGCCTATCAGGCGGCGGCGAAGAACACCGACCTGCTCCGCTATATCCCCTGCTACTGCGGATGCGGGGAAAGCGCCGGCCACGGAAGCAACCAGAACTGCTTCGTGAAGGAAGTGGCCGCCGACGGCTCCGTCGTATGGGACGATCACGGCACCCGCTGCGGCGTCTGTGTGACGATTGCGGAGACCGCCGTTAAAATGAAGCAGGACGGCAAGCCGGCGAAGGAGATCCGGGCCGCCATCGACAAGGCCTACGGCAAAGGCTTCGCCCCGCCGACCAAGACCCCTCTGCCTTCTTAA
- the clpP gene encoding ATP-dependent Clp endopeptidase proteolytic subunit ClpP, with product MSFIPMVVEPDARGERAYDIYSRLLKDRIIFLGSPINDQIANAIIAQLLFLTAQDAEKDIHLYINSPGGSITAGMAIYDTMQFIKPDVSTICVGMAASMGAFLLTAGAKGKRFALPNSEVMIHQPLGGAEGQASDIEIRAKRIIKLREKLNKILAERTGQPIERIDKDTDRDYFMTAEEALAYGCIDKVIETANKDVL from the coding sequence ATGAGTTTCATTCCAATGGTAGTAGAACCCGATGCACGCGGTGAACGCGCCTATGACATTTACTCGCGTCTTCTGAAGGACCGGATCATTTTTCTCGGAAGCCCCATCAACGACCAGATAGCGAATGCGATCATCGCCCAGCTCCTCTTCTTGACCGCTCAGGACGCAGAGAAGGACATTCATCTCTACATCAACAGCCCGGGCGGCTCGATCACCGCGGGAATGGCCATCTACGATACGATGCAATTCATCAAGCCCGACGTCTCCACGATCTGTGTAGGGATGGCCGCTTCCATGGGAGCGTTCCTGCTGACCGCCGGAGCCAAAGGCAAGCGCTTCGCATTGCCTAACAGCGAAGTCATGATCCACCAGCCCCTCGGAGGCGCGGAAGGCCAGGCGAGCGACATCGAAATCCGGGCCAAGCGGATCATCAAGCTTCGCGAGAAGCTGAACAAGATTCTGGCCGAGCGTACCGGACAGCCTATCGAGCGCATCGACAAGGACACGGACCGCGACTACTTCATGACCGCCGAGGAAGCTCTGGCTTACGGCTGTATCGACAAGGTCATCGAAACGGCCAATAAGGACGTTCTGTAA
- a CDS encoding Rieske (2Fe-2S) protein, with product MKEVMLGEERAFGELPAEIEIDNRPFYLLKDEEGYRLLSRTCPHAGYPVEFEDGELVCPLHGWTFEYHSGRCQNVPSTGLDSYSVTIVEGRLVARLEG from the coding sequence ATGAAAGAAGTCATGTTAGGGGAAGAACGGGCCTTCGGCGAGCTGCCGGCGGAGATCGAGATCGACAACCGGCCGTTTTACCTGCTGAAGGACGAGGAGGGGTATCGGCTGCTGTCCCGGACGTGCCCGCATGCCGGCTACCCCGTTGAATTCGAGGACGGGGAGCTGGTGTGCCCGCTGCACGGCTGGACCTTCGAGTATCACTCCGGGAGATGCCAGAACGTGCCGAGCACGGGCTTGGACAGCTATTCCGTCACGATAGTAGAAGGACGCCTGGTAGCCCGCCTGGAGGGCTGA